A genome region from Gemmatimonadota bacterium includes the following:
- a CDS encoding NAD(P)-dependent oxidoreductase, whose product MGARSPRAAWRGSGALSPTRVFGMTTVAFLGLGAIGTPMARHLATPDFTLAVWNRTAKKAADFATTHHVRHAATPAAAARGASVVVTCFPTSREVAALLDGPDGLIAGMAKGTTLLDCTSGDPATSRQIEARLAEHGIGYLDAPVSGGVAGAEIGTLTVMVGGSEAVMAAVMPVLLAFGEKIVHCGPVGSGGALKAVNNALLAVHIWSAAEGLAALVKAGVNPTVALDVINASSGRSNTTQNLFPARVLPRAFPRTFRLALLDKDVGIAAQVMREQKVPSPLIQLTAELFAAAHRELGEEADHVEAVKVVERQAGVEIK is encoded by the coding sequence AAGATCGCCACGCGCGGCGTGGAGGGGTAGCGGGGCGCTCTCACCCACGAGAGTTTTCGGTATGACTACCGTCGCCTTCCTCGGCCTTGGCGCGATTGGCACGCCAATGGCCAGACATCTCGCCACGCCCGACTTCACGCTCGCGGTGTGGAACCGGACCGCCAAGAAAGCGGCCGACTTTGCTACCACACACCACGTCCGCCACGCCGCGACCCCCGCTGCTGCCGCCCGCGGTGCGTCGGTGGTGGTCACCTGCTTTCCCACCTCGCGCGAAGTCGCGGCGCTGCTCGACGGACCAGACGGCCTGATTGCCGGCATGGCCAAAGGCACCACCCTGCTCGATTGCACCTCGGGTGATCCCGCCACGTCGCGACAGATCGAAGCACGCCTCGCCGAACATGGCATTGGCTACCTCGACGCGCCGGTGAGCGGTGGTGTGGCGGGCGCGGAAATTGGCACGCTTACGGTGATGGTGGGTGGCAGCGAAGCCGTAATGGCCGCTGTGATGCCAGTGCTCCTCGCCTTCGGCGAAAAAATCGTGCACTGCGGCCCCGTCGGATCGGGCGGTGCCCTCAAGGCCGTGAACAACGCGCTGCTCGCCGTGCACATCTGGAGCGCGGCCGAAGGATTGGCGGCGCTCGTCAAAGCGGGCGTGAACCCGACCGTGGCGCTCGACGTGATCAATGCATCCAGTGGACGCTCCAACACCACGCAGAATCTCTTTCCGGCACGCGTGCTCCCGCGCGCCTTCCCGCGCACCTTCCGTCTGGCGCTGCTCGACAAAGATGTGGGCATTGCCGCCCAAGTCATGCGCGAGCAAAAAGTGCCAAGCCCGCTCATTCAGCTTACCGCCGAGTTGTTTGCGGCGGCGCATCGCGAGCTCGGCGAGGAAGCCGATCACGTTGAGGCGGTCAAAGTGGTCGAGCGACAGGCCGGAGTCGAGATCAAGTGA
- a CDS encoding cysteine desulfurase-like protein, with amino-acid sequence MTTATHTAHDTVPTVQSVEQIRAQFPALLRQHRGESVAYFDGPGGTQVPQQVADAMSDYLLHHNANTHWEYPTSAETDAMLAAAREAAADFLNASATEVAFGNNMTTLTFHLARALGMAWGPGDEIVITDLDHHANQAPWRRLEKERGVTVKRVEVRLGSGQLDWASFERAIGPRTKLVAVGAGSNALGTINDVTRAAKLAHNVGALVFVDAVHYAPHALVDVRAMDCDFLACSAYKFYGPHAGVLFGKKALIEALDVPRLEPAPDYAPECLETGTQNHEGMVGTGAAIDFFASLATGATRRDRLESAFAALHARGQSLVERLWAGLSAIPGVTMHGPTPDQPRTPTVAFTVAGHDSTAVARFLAERAVFVSHGDFYAATIVALLGHGTDGLVRAGCACYTTESEVGRLIAGVAELAAR; translated from the coding sequence GTGACCACCGCCACACACACGGCGCACGACACGGTACCGACGGTACAGAGTGTCGAACAGATTCGCGCGCAATTTCCGGCGCTGCTCCGGCAGCATCGTGGGGAATCGGTCGCGTACTTTGACGGGCCCGGTGGCACGCAGGTGCCGCAGCAGGTGGCCGATGCCATGAGCGACTACCTGTTGCATCACAACGCCAATACGCACTGGGAATATCCGACCAGCGCAGAAACGGACGCGATGCTCGCCGCCGCGCGGGAAGCCGCTGCTGATTTTCTCAATGCATCGGCCACCGAAGTGGCGTTTGGCAACAACATGACGACGCTCACCTTCCACCTCGCGCGCGCGCTCGGCATGGCGTGGGGGCCGGGCGATGAGATTGTCATCACCGATCTCGACCATCACGCCAATCAGGCGCCGTGGCGTCGCCTCGAAAAAGAGCGCGGGGTGACCGTGAAGCGCGTGGAGGTGCGACTCGGCAGTGGGCAGCTCGATTGGGCCAGCTTCGAGCGCGCCATTGGCCCGCGCACCAAACTCGTCGCCGTCGGTGCGGGTTCCAATGCGCTCGGCACCATCAACGACGTCACGCGTGCGGCAAAACTCGCACACAACGTCGGTGCGTTGGTCTTTGTAGACGCGGTGCATTACGCGCCGCACGCGCTGGTAGATGTGCGCGCCATGGATTGCGATTTTCTTGCGTGCAGTGCGTACAAGTTCTACGGCCCGCACGCCGGCGTCCTCTTTGGTAAAAAGGCGCTCATCGAAGCGCTCGACGTGCCGCGCCTCGAACCGGCGCCAGACTACGCCCCGGAATGCCTCGAAACGGGCACGCAGAACCACGAAGGTATGGTGGGCACTGGCGCCGCCATCGATTTTTTCGCCTCGCTCGCCACCGGTGCAACACGACGCGATCGATTGGAATCTGCGTTCGCGGCGCTGCACGCACGCGGTCAGTCGCTGGTGGAGCGGCTCTGGGCAGGACTCAGCGCGATTCCCGGCGTCACGATGCACGGACCCACGCCGGACCAGCCGCGCACCCCGACCGTTGCATTCACCGTTGCGGGGCATGACTCCACGGCCGTCGCTCGCTTTCTCGCGGAGCGCGCGGTGTTTGTGTCGCACGGCGACTTCTATGCGGCGACGATTGTGGCGTTGCTCGGCCACGGCACTGACGGACTCGTGCGCGCGGGCTGCGCCTGCTACACCACCGAGAGTGAGGTTGGCCGGCTGATTGCCGGTGTGGCAGAACTCGCGGCGCGCTAA
- a CDS encoding putative glycoside hydrolase produces the protein MKYPTLLFLLAAPAFAQAPAKAAAPAAPAKATAPAPDTAIVRGLYVNRFAAQSAKRMRQLIAMADSTEINALIIDVKDEFGLNLASTDPMLQRNAGKSGVIANAKAMLDTLKAHHILAVARIVVFKDSVTARVNPEWTIRRQDGSVWRDKKGLAWVNPYHKELWEYNVRVAEEAVRLGFGEVQFDYIRFPEPYKSLPVQVFPGQGQLSKDAALGEFLQFAHTRLSKLGVRTTADIFGLVTTVPGALEVGQKWETLAPIADVLLPMVYPSHYPPGSFGIKHPNAEPYKTINIAIEKAHERNLKMGLRGERVRPWLQAFSLGQPPYTAAEIREQKRAVYDAGYDGWVLWSPGSKYEPFLAGLEKTTVSRKKGGA, from the coding sequence GTGAAATACCCCACTCTGCTCTTTCTGCTGGCCGCCCCTGCGTTCGCGCAGGCCCCAGCCAAGGCTGCTGCGCCCGCCGCACCAGCAAAAGCCACCGCGCCAGCGCCGGACACGGCGATTGTACGCGGCCTCTACGTGAACCGCTTTGCCGCGCAAAGCGCCAAGCGGATGCGTCAGCTCATCGCGATGGCCGACTCCACCGAGATCAACGCGCTCATCATTGACGTCAAAGATGAGTTCGGCCTCAACCTCGCCAGCACCGATCCGATGCTGCAACGCAACGCCGGAAAATCCGGCGTGATCGCGAATGCCAAGGCAATGCTCGACACGCTCAAGGCGCACCACATTCTGGCCGTGGCGCGCATTGTGGTGTTCAAAGATTCGGTCACGGCGCGCGTGAACCCCGAATGGACCATTCGCCGCCAAGACGGCTCCGTCTGGCGCGACAAGAAAGGGCTCGCGTGGGTGAATCCCTACCACAAGGAGTTGTGGGAGTACAACGTGCGCGTCGCCGAAGAAGCGGTGCGTCTGGGATTCGGTGAGGTCCAGTTCGACTACATCCGTTTTCCTGAACCGTACAAATCGCTTCCCGTGCAAGTCTTCCCAGGACAAGGGCAGCTCTCCAAGGATGCCGCGCTCGGCGAGTTCCTTCAGTTCGCGCACACGCGACTCAGCAAGCTTGGCGTGCGCACAACCGCCGACATCTTTGGCCTCGTGACCACCGTGCCTGGCGCGCTTGAGGTGGGACAGAAGTGGGAAACGCTCGCGCCGATCGCCGACGTGCTCCTCCCGATGGTGTATCCGTCGCACTACCCGCCGGGTTCGTTCGGGATCAAGCATCCGAACGCCGAGCCGTACAAGACCATCAATATTGCGATCGAAAAAGCGCACGAGCGCAACTTAAAGATGGGCCTTCGGGGCGAGCGCGTGCGCCCGTGGCTCCAGGCTTTTTCGCTCGGACAGCCGCCATACACCGCCGCCGAGATTCGCGAACAGAAGCGCGCGGTGTACGACGCGGGCTATGACGGCTGGGTGCTCTGGAGCCCGGGTTCCAAATACGAACCGTTTCTCGCGGGGCTCGAGAAAACCACGGTGAGCCGCAAGAAGGGCGGCGCGTAA
- a CDS encoding MBL fold metallo-hydrolase has product MSFNFGDLFFTHFHTDHFLGLLGLLRTMTLQARTEPLRLWGPKGLHAMLKKAEGLGVERLSFPLEATEVVPGASIPRKEYAILPFDVDHRGQSAVGYALIEEERRGRFHPDMARDLGIPEGPLWGRLHKGEVITLEDGRIVDPATLVGPTRIGRRVVITGDTRPCEATVEASAGADLMVHEATFGDEEAARALETGHSTAREAATVASRAGARRLVLTHFSARYSRDPSDLEREAREVFAATSCARDGAEFDVPFADASDHTEASPGAQ; this is encoded by the coding sequence GTGTCGTTCAATTTTGGCGACCTCTTCTTTACGCACTTTCATACCGATCACTTTCTCGGACTCCTCGGCCTCCTGCGCACCATGACGTTGCAGGCGCGCACGGAACCGCTGCGCCTCTGGGGCCCGAAAGGGTTGCACGCGATGCTGAAGAAAGCCGAGGGGTTGGGCGTGGAGCGGTTGTCCTTTCCGCTTGAGGCCACCGAGGTGGTGCCGGGCGCGTCGATTCCGCGAAAGGAGTATGCCATCCTCCCGTTCGACGTGGATCATCGTGGACAGTCGGCGGTGGGCTATGCGCTCATCGAGGAAGAACGGCGCGGTCGCTTTCACCCCGACATGGCGCGCGATCTTGGCATTCCCGAAGGGCCGCTCTGGGGCCGGCTCCACAAGGGTGAGGTGATTACCCTCGAAGACGGCCGCATCGTGGATCCCGCGACGCTCGTTGGGCCCACGCGGATCGGCCGTCGCGTGGTGATCACCGGCGACACGCGACCGTGCGAGGCGACAGTCGAGGCAAGCGCGGGCGCCGATCTGATGGTGCACGAAGCCACCTTCGGCGACGAAGAAGCCGCGCGCGCACTGGAGACCGGCCATTCTACCGCTCGCGAGGCGGCGACGGTGGCGTCACGAGCGGGCGCGCGCCGGCTCGTGCTCACCCATTTTTCGGCGCGCTACTCGCGCGATCCTTCAGACTTGGAGCGCGAGGCGAGAGAAGTGTTTGCGGCCACATCCTGCGCCCGTGACGGCGCGGAGTTTGACGTGCCGTTCGCCGACGCCTCCGACCATACCGAGGCGTCGCCGGGCGCCCAGTAG
- a CDS encoding pyridoxal-phosphate dependent enzyme encodes MLPSPAEIRDAAQRIAASTARTALRRSELLSEFAGGDVWLKLECEQRTGSFKIRGATNALACLTIAERAAGVVTASAGNHGLGLATAAAALGVHATVFVPRTSPAVKREKIAATGAVIDATAEHYDAAELLARAYAAEHGAAFISPCTGRTLLAGQGTVALEIVEALPSVATIVAGVGGGGLVGGMAGLLRGDALRVRFIGAQSERTNAMALGLASGQPTDIPDLPTLADGLAGLVDAEMLAQGVAALDGIAVVPESAIASAIAMLWIEEGLKVEGAGAVGVAALLAGRLEAEPFPLVIVLSGGNIDAAVHARVLSGEDTGE; translated from the coding sequence GTGCTTCCCTCTCCCGCCGAAATCCGTGACGCCGCGCAACGCATCGCGGCGTCCACGGCACGCACAGCGCTCCGGCGCTCGGAGCTGCTGTCGGAGTTCGCGGGCGGCGACGTCTGGTTGAAACTCGAATGCGAGCAGCGCACCGGCTCGTTCAAGATTCGCGGCGCCACCAACGCATTGGCCTGCCTCACCATCGCGGAGCGCGCGGCGGGGGTGGTGACGGCCTCCGCTGGCAACCACGGGCTCGGACTCGCCACCGCGGCGGCGGCGCTTGGTGTGCACGCCACGGTGTTCGTTCCACGAACGTCGCCTGCGGTGAAGCGTGAAAAGATTGCCGCGACGGGTGCGGTGATTGACGCAACCGCCGAGCATTATGATGCCGCCGAGCTGTTGGCGCGTGCGTATGCGGCGGAGCACGGTGCGGCATTTATTAGCCCCTGCACCGGTCGCACGCTGCTCGCAGGCCAAGGCACCGTGGCGCTGGAGATTGTGGAGGCGCTCCCTTCGGTGGCCACGATTGTCGCGGGTGTTGGCGGCGGCGGACTGGTGGGTGGAATGGCAGGGTTGCTGCGCGGCGACGCGTTGCGCGTGCGTTTCATTGGCGCGCAAAGCGAACGCACCAACGCGATGGCGTTAGGGTTGGCCTCAGGTCAACCAACCGATATTCCGGATCTCCCCACGCTGGCGGACGGCTTGGCAGGGCTGGTGGACGCGGAGATGCTCGCGCAGGGCGTGGCGGCACTCGACGGTATTGCGGTGGTGCCAGAGTCGGCGATTGCGAGCGCGATTGCGATGTTGTGGATTGAGGAGGGGCTCAAGGTTGAAGGGGCCGGCGCGGTTGGCGTGGCGGCACTGCTCGCGGGGCGGTTGGAGGCTGAGCCATTTCCGCTGGTGATTGTGCTGAGCGGGGGGAATATCGACGCGGCGGTGCATGCGCGCGTGTTGTCGGGGGAAGACACGGGCGAGTAG
- a CDS encoding deoxyribodipyrimidine photo-lyase, with amino-acid sequence MPPHALDSPFVHSQLALRAERCNEVRLQPEGEYVLYWMQSTHRFEENWALRFAVLEADRLNRPLLIHQGLDPTYPHANDRIHSFVLENARALARRATSLGYTYQFALRRCRDDDRRVVDRLAARACLVVTDLFPTCGIAERTARFAERAPCRVVAVESYTVVPAAHFGKSEFAARTIRPKLAKLIDGALEPVEDRAPRRAFSDTLAAGLEVERLAIGDLDDATIAAEVARCEIDHSVPPVARTYFTSGIDAARARLHHFCANALANYEVRRADPTDTEGSSRLSPYLHFGQISAAEVARVVRDAGPAASAEKYLDQLITWRELAFNFCVRNARHAQLRGLPDWVHRTMEQHKDDPREAHYTLRELEEGRTHNALWNAAQHELRTTGVIHNVVRMLWGKSVMQWTNRYKTALDHLLVLNDKWALDGRDPASVGGIQWCFGKFDRPWFNKPVWGTMRPMSLARAYDKWDAEGYVRRWTPESGPR; translated from the coding sequence GTGCCGCCTCACGCGCTCGACTCGCCCTTTGTGCACTCACAGCTCGCGCTCCGCGCCGAGCGGTGCAACGAGGTGCGGCTGCAACCAGAAGGAGAGTACGTGCTCTACTGGATGCAGAGCACGCACCGATTTGAGGAGAACTGGGCGCTCCGCTTTGCCGTGCTCGAGGCAGATCGGCTCAACCGTCCGCTGCTCATCCATCAAGGGCTCGACCCAACCTACCCGCACGCCAACGATCGCATTCACAGCTTCGTGCTCGAGAACGCGCGGGCGTTGGCGCGCCGCGCCACGTCGCTCGGCTATACCTACCAGTTTGCGCTGCGACGTTGCCGCGATGACGACCGCCGCGTGGTGGACCGGCTCGCGGCGCGCGCGTGCTTGGTGGTGACCGATCTTTTTCCCACCTGCGGCATTGCGGAACGCACGGCGCGGTTCGCCGAGCGCGCGCCGTGCCGCGTGGTGGCGGTGGAGTCGTACACCGTGGTGCCGGCCGCGCACTTTGGAAAATCGGAGTTCGCGGCGCGCACGATTCGCCCCAAACTCGCCAAGCTTATCGACGGGGCGCTGGAGCCAGTGGAGGATCGGGCGCCGAGGCGCGCGTTCTCCGATACGCTGGCGGCGGGGCTCGAGGTAGAACGGCTGGCGATCGGCGACCTTGATGACGCGACCATCGCTGCCGAAGTTGCGCGCTGCGAGATTGATCACTCGGTGCCGCCTGTGGCGCGTACGTATTTCACGAGTGGAATCGACGCGGCGCGCGCGCGACTACATCACTTTTGCGCGAATGCCCTCGCTAATTACGAAGTTCGGCGAGCGGATCCTACCGACACGGAGGGGTCGAGCCGACTCTCGCCGTACCTGCACTTTGGGCAAATCAGTGCGGCGGAAGTGGCGCGTGTCGTCCGTGACGCAGGGCCAGCGGCGAGCGCGGAGAAATATTTGGACCAGCTCATCACGTGGCGGGAATTGGCCTTCAACTTTTGCGTACGCAACGCGCGCCACGCGCAACTGCGAGGGCTCCCCGACTGGGTGCATCGCACGATGGAGCAGCACAAGGACGACCCGCGGGAGGCGCATTACACGCTGCGCGAACTCGAGGAAGGGCGCACGCATAACGCGCTCTGGAATGCGGCGCAGCACGAGTTGCGTACCACCGGCGTGATTCACAACGTGGTGCGCATGCTGTGGGGCAAGTCGGTCATGCAGTGGACGAACCGCTACAAGACGGCACTCGATCATTTGCTCGTGCTCAACGACAAGTGGGCGCTCGACGGACGCGACCCCGCGAGCGTGGGCGGCATTCAATGGTGCTTCGGCAAGTTCGATCGCCCCTGGTTCAACAAGCCGGTGTGGGGGACGATGCGGCCGATGTCGCTGGCGCGGGCGTACGACAAATGGGACGCTGAGGGTTATGTGCGCCGCTGGACGCCGGAGAGCGGCCCGCGCTGA